The Quercus robur chromosome 3, dhQueRobu3.1, whole genome shotgun sequence DNA segment ACATGTGCTTGTTGAGCTGTCTCTTCAAACTTCTGCCTTCTCTTTGTTGATGTAGTCCAAAATCCCACACTTTCTCGAACCTTTTCAATGCATGATCCAATTACATCCAAAACATCCTGAACAATCAAATTAAGAACATGTGCAGCACAACGCATATGCAACATTGATCCACACATAATAAGTGCACCACGTTGAAGCTTATCTAAGATAATTTTTATAACTGCGTCATTGGTACTGCAATTGTCCATAGTCACAGTAGATAACTTCCTATCAATATTCCACTCCGACAAAGTATCTAGAAGGACACTAGAAAACACTTCTTTCGTATGTGGAGATGGCACATAAATAAACCttaaatgagaaatttaaataattagaacCAACAATGATATAAGttcataaaacatttgaaaagaatttaattgaaacataaaaatgaatatatactttaaaaaaagtaCCTCATAACTCGGCTTTGTAATCTCCACAAACCATCAATGAAGTGTGCTGTTACAACTATAAACCCTCGCTTTTTGTTTTGTGAAGTCCACATATAAGTGGTAATAGAAATTCTACCCTGATTCTTATCAATTTCATGCTTTGatttctccctttctttctcATAGATGCTCAAAATGTCCTTCTTGATTGTGTTCCTAGAAACCATCCTAAACAATGGTTGAAGAGAAGTTGAATATTTTCTAAAACCGATGTGGTCAACTATAGAGAGGGGATACTCATGCAAGATGATCATACGAGCAAGTTCATTTCTTGATACCTTTTGATCAAAATTATAAGCATTCACACCCGCCATTGAATCCACTTTATTTTGATCCCTTGCCAAAAATTTTTGATTCATATCCCTAATGTCTTGAAACTTTCTCCTTGGACATATTTTCACGTGGTCATGCAAATGTTTAGTGCCATAATTGGATCCCTTTACTAGCAATTTCTTACAATAATTGCACTCAGCCTTGTCTTTCTCAtcaactctctttcttttaaattgATTCCAAACAATTGATTTGTACTTCCCCTCTTCTTGAATTATTTCATTGCTAGGCTGGATTGCTTGGACATCGTTTGGCATATTCAACAGAGGTGATGATGGGATTGCATTATCTTCATCTACTATCAAAGGAAATCGATTGCTGCCAGATGGATTGGAGCTACCAATATTTTCATGTGAAGTCATTTTTTTCCTGATGTTAATTTAGCAACTTAGTAATGGACAAATTATATTTCTCCaacaaagataatataaaataatgggaacgaaaaaaaaaaaaattaaaacaaatctcCTTGGCAATGttgttaaacaattaaaatatatttagcaATGTcgttaaacaattaaattaaaaatcataGCACCCGTAGCACATACACAAATGGGTATTCATATTTCATTGGCctaaaaaacactaaaacaaatcTCCTTTATACTAAGTAGTCAGTAGTATGCATTAGTTAATTCCTCCCATTTTGTGACTATTTCATAGAGAATGGGACAAAGTCTCAAACCTGtacccctttcaaaaaaaaaaaaaaaaaaaaacctataccttatatttttttaataaaaatacataaagcaaaattaaattgtaaataattttttgcatGGAGAACGAGAATGAACAACTAGAGCTAGTAGCCTAGCACATGATTGATGCCATCATATTGGCAATCAAACCAATAGGGAAACATATCCTTGACCCTCATCATCTTGttctccaaaaattaaaaaacaaaaacctagcTTGTAAAATAGATATGTATTTTAACAAGCATAAAGAAGCAGTGTTGTTAAGTAGCCAAATGCCcacacaaaattacaaaaacaatgacACAGACACATATTTAGAGCCACAGACCCGaacctcattaaaaaaaattatattattttcatgaTGAAAAGTAAGTTAAGAAAGACCGTATGAATCATGAATGAAATCAACaattcaataatatataaatttgtttctaataaagacaaaaaaagttaaaattggtaccttatttccaactttgctagagagaaaaaagaggtaaaGCCACgttaggtagaataaaataagctgatgatattttagtttaaatagtagggttttagggtatgataaaattacaatttaacccttattAATGCGGGGTGGGGTAGGGctgggtgggtctaaaaagtgtaaACCTATCCCCGTCCTGCCCCGTGGTGCGGGTCTAAAATCTCGACCCATCCccaccccaccacctttgcaGGGCGGAGAAAACCCGCACGAGGCAAAGCGGGGAGGGGTGAGTCAAGCAGGgcggggaaaaattgccatccctaagaGAGACCAtatttaatttgatagttacaatattgctttttaaaagaattaacaATTGCATTTCTAATGTGAGCGAAAGGAAATGTTAAGCTGAcaataattacaaattaaaaagtcGT contains these protein-coding regions:
- the LOC126719710 gene encoding zinc finger BED domain-containing protein RICESLEEPER 2-like, with the protein product MTSHENIGSSNPSGSNRFPLIVDEDNAIPSSPLLNMPNDVQAIQPSNEIIQEEGKYKSIVWNQFKRKRVDEKDKAECNYCKKLLVKGSNYGTKHLHDHVKICPRRKFQDIRDMNQKFLARDQNKVDSMAGVNAYNFDQKVSRNELARMIILHEYPLSIVDHIGFRKYSTSLQPLFRMVSRNTIKKDILSIYEKEREKSKHEIDKNQGRISITTYMWTSQNKKRGFIVVTAHFIDGLWRLQSRVMRFIYVPSPHTKEVFSSVLLDTLSEWNIDRKLSTVTMDNCSTNDAVIKIILDKLQRGALIMCGSMLHMRCAAHVLNLIVQDVLDVIGSCIEKVRESVGFWTTSTKRRQKFEETAQQAHVECTKELALDCESSYKCIPMEEEWEMASNICERLAVFHKVTELFSGTSYPTTNLFFPKVCGIKIALNSWFTSANDVIRSMAFKMLEKFDCYWNVIHGVMAVAIILDPRYKIELLEYYFPIIYGNEADNEIQRIRDICYEMIRDYSSRRMGKEGTRGPCVGEDLQVDDSLMDFERYLSQKKRGGNIKLELDHYLEDDLMPRIMDFDILAWWKSNEPKYPTLQRIARDILTIPVSTVASESSFSTSGRLLSPHCRKLHQKTVEALMCAQNWLWAEINGSSSTIDGIEDKFQNILDDYDDEEESGVTMMEESGDSF